A window of Candidatus Nitrospira allomarina genomic DNA:
TGAGTTACGATCCGAACGTAATCATGAAACGTGCCGAATCTTTTTTTGACAAGGAATCCTATGCGGAATCCATCGTGGAATACAAACATTTTCTTGACCTTCACCGAAATCACATATTAGCCCCTTATGCCCAATACAAAATTGGCGTCAGCCATTTCAAACAATACCGGACAGTCGATCGTGACCCAGAGCCCCTGGAGGAATCGATTCAAAGCTTCGAGAAACTTCTTCAAGAATTTCCGGCAAGCCGTTATGAAGCGGAAGCGAAGCAAACCATTCTGATTTGTAAGGAACAATTAGCACAACGGCACTTGATGGTCGGGCATTTCTACCTCAAACGTGGTTCTTATCTCGCTGCTGCCCATCGATTCGAAAAGATCATCAAGGAATATCCTGAATTAGAAACTGCTGGGGATGCCATGTTCCATCTGGCAAAAACCTACCAAAACCTTGGTATCGAAGAATGGTCCCAGGAATGGTTACTTGCCCTGGTCAACGAACACCCCAACAACCCCTATCACTCAGACGGCAAAAAACTCTTGGCAAAGCTGGAAAAAAAGAATCCTACTCTTCTAGCTTCCCTTCCTCCCGATCCCTCGCCGGATGAGCACAACACCCTCAATCCTGGGGTAATAGGCCAGCGTCCTGACAATCAACTCCTTGCAAGAACAATATCCCATACCCCGGAATCCCCATTGTTATCCTCAGCAGCAGCTACCTCCCCGACAGTGAAGCCGGCCATGCTGAGCGCCCCCACAGATTCGCACCCGCCTCTCTCTAAGACAGCTTGTACAATTGGCACGTGGTGTGACTCACCATCCTCCTCGGCCACAACACCAACACCACCCATGCAGGTATCGAGTAGCGAGAAATCATGTAAAACCGGCGAATGGTGTTAATCCCCCTATTTCCTTACTTAGTTGAACCCTGTTCTCGAGTAGTCGTATAAAGGCCAAATTCCCTCATAGCCCAAACTTTCCGTTTTCCACCCCAAGTACCTGTCCCATAAGGCCTAATTCCCCCCTGGGTGGAAAGGAAGGACGTCACGTTCCAAAAATAATCATCGAGCAGTTCCTGACCGCTTTCGGAATGAATTCCCCAATAGCGGCTCCCACGCGAACTTCCCGGGGCTGCACGGAACCGAATCTTCTCGGGCTTGATCATGCAATGCGATTGGGTTGGGGAAGGCAGTGTGGTACGCCCGGCCATGCGCCATTTACCAGAAATCTCGGGCACTAGGCTCTCGGGGGCCCGTCCGACAAAGACCTGCAGATCGCTATGGGGATGAATCAGACAGCATAGCCCTGAGGGTTTTCACGTTGCCATCTCCAGGCATCCGCGCACATCTCACTGAGCGCGCGTTCAGCTTGCCAACCCAACAGTGTGAAAGCTTGATTCGGATCAGCATAGCAAGAGGCAATGTCACCTGGTCGGCGTGGAGCGATTTTGTAGGGAATCGGCTTGCCGCTCGCGGTTTCAAATTCCCGCACGATTTCCAAGACACTGTACCCGTTGCCCGTACCAAGGTTGACCGTTAAGCATTCTTTCTGAACATCCAGTCGAGCCAATGCCTCTAGTGCTTTGAGATGCCCCAGTGCCAAATCAACTACATGAATATAATCCCGCACTCCGGTCCCATCGGGAGTAGGATAATCGGCACCCCATACGTTCAAATATTTCCGCCGTCCCACTGCAACCTGCGCCACGAAGGGTAACAAATTGTTCGGTATCCCCTGAGGATCTTCACCAATCAGACCACTATCATGCGCCCCAACAGGATTAAAGTACCGCAAGATGCCGATCCGCCAGGAGGGATCGCTGCGGTGGGCGTCGCGCAAGACCTCCTCCACCATCAGTTTCGTTCGACCATAGGGATTGGTCGCAGATAGGGGGTGGTCCTCGGTAAGCGGAAGGCGTTGCGGATCGCCATAGACCGTGGCAGAAGAGCTGAATACAATCTGTCTCACGCCGCACTCCCCCATAGCCTCCAACAGGCGCAGAGACCCAACCACATTGTTGTCATAATAGGCCAATGGTTGCTGAACCGATTCTCCCACCGCTTTGAGACCGGCAAAGTGGATGACTGCGGTTGCCCCGCTCTCGCGCAGAGCCGCCACTATTGCGGCGCGATCACGGCAGTCCCCGCGTATCAGACGAAGAGATTTCCCTGTGATATGCTGCACCCGCGCCAACGACTCAGGATGGCTATTAGAGAAGTTGTCAAAGACCGTCACATCACAGCCCGCCTGGAGGAGCTCAACGCAAGTATGTGACCCTATATAGCCGGCACCGCCGGTTACCAAAATCATTGAGAACGCTCCCGTTGAAATTGAGATAACCCGCTGCTTTTTCTTTTCATGTTTTTCCTTCGCACATCACGTGAAGGAGGCTGAGACACATCAATGATGACAAACCCCCGATTCCGTATTATGTATTATAGAGTCTCAAAAAAGGTGCTGGGACCCTACACTGAGAAGAAATGTGCGTCAAGAAATAGATCGGTAAGGAATAGAGGTGAATTGAGGAACATCAATACATGGGACTGAGAGCCGGCGGCTCAAAGAAAAACAATAACCGTTCATCAATCCTCTGACCAATTCTTTCCCACGGCCCCGGCCACTCCCTACCAAGGGAAGACCGTCGCTACTCCGTAAATATTGGATGCTCCAATATACCCCTACATCCGCTTAAGCCCACCATTATTCTGGAAACACTATAGAAGCGGGTGGGTAGACGAGGAAAGAAGAAAGAGGAAAATAGGCCAGGTCGGGCAGGCCTTTTTATTGGCCGATGTAC
This region includes:
- a CDS encoding outer membrane protein assembly factor BamD produces the protein MSSTDEQIFVGDSVEMSYDPNVIMKRAESFFDKESYAESIVEYKHFLDLHRNHILAPYAQYKIGVSHFKQYRTVDRDPEPLEESIQSFEKLLQEFPASRYEAEAKQTILICKEQLAQRHLMVGHFYLKRGSYLAAAHRFEKIIKEYPELETAGDAMFHLAKTYQNLGIEEWSQEWLLALVNEHPNNPYHSDGKKLLAKLEKKNPTLLASLPPDPSPDEHNTLNPGVIGQRPDNQLLARTISHTPESPLLSSAAATSPTVKPAMLSAPTDSHPPLSKTACTIGTWCDSPSSSATTPTPPMQVSSSEKSCKTGEWC
- the galE gene encoding UDP-glucose 4-epimerase GalE — encoded protein: MILVTGGAGYIGSHTCVELLQAGCDVTVFDNFSNSHPESLARVQHITGKSLRLIRGDCRDRAAIVAALRESGATAVIHFAGLKAVGESVQQPLAYYDNNVVGSLRLLEAMGECGVRQIVFSSSATVYGDPQRLPLTEDHPLSATNPYGRTKLMVEEVLRDAHRSDPSWRIGILRYFNPVGAHDSGLIGEDPQGIPNNLLPFVAQVAVGRRKYLNVWGADYPTPDGTGVRDYIHVVDLALGHLKALEALARLDVQKECLTVNLGTGNGYSVLEIVREFETASGKPIPYKIAPRRPGDIASCYADPNQAFTLLGWQAERALSEMCADAWRWQRENPQGYAV